The Aerosakkonema funiforme FACHB-1375 sequence GTGCAGGTGGGCTTTGTTTGTGTAGTCAAGACTTTAGTCCTCCAGTCAAAAAGGGGTTAGGCTGGCCTCCTCTCCATCGGACTGCCAGTAGCTATAAATAGTTAGATTTTTCAGCGCCAACTTACCCAATTCGCTAAAAATATTTAGACTTTACACAAATTTTACATACTTACTAAAGTTGCAGCGGCGAGAAAAGCTTTATAAATCCAGCAATAGAGAGATTTACAGGTTTGCTTTGATTGCGACCGTAATATATAAATATGTTTTTTTGATAAAGATTATGTGAAAATGCTGACAAATCTGTGCGGCTTAGGTAAAGCTGTAATAGAGACGAATTTTAAGATGAACGCGAGATTGTAGAAAGGTGTAATCTCGACGCATAACGTGAAAGAGCTACCAGTTTAAAGCGTGACACACATTAAAGAAGAGTCGGTCTTGAACTGTTTCTTCTTATCTTTATCTCTTTGTAGCGCTATGCGGATGTTATGTAGGTTGTCCTAAAAGCAATATGGTGCTGAAATAATCGCGTTTCTACTTGGGATAATTTCTCGATCGATTTTTAAGTTACCAAGAGGATTAAAAAATGAAAAATTTGCTCGCTTTATGTAGCTTACTAATAGGTTTGGGCGTTGCAAATACGGCAAATGCAGCTACTTTTGTAGCTGGTTACACATTTGATGACAACGCATTTTCTGACTCTCTGCTGTCGTTTTCCGGTGATTATACTATTAGTGGCGGAAGTCTGGAACAAGTACTGACAGACAGCGATCTAACTACCTATGCTTTCTCCTTCAGCCCCGATGCCTACGTCAACTTGGGTTTCACGGATAATTTTCTAGTCAATGGTGCTGGAGACGATCTTGTCCTGTTTGAACTGGGTATCCCCGATACGTTTGAAGTATCGCTGACTGTGGGCGGGATAACAAACTCGTACACCAGCTCTAATACGGGATTTCAGGCTGCTGGATATAATGTAAACGCTCTGAGTATCAATTTAGACGATTTCGGTGTGGCAGCGGGCGGTTTATTGAGCAACGTAGTAGTTGGACTTGGTATACAAACAATTAGTGGAACAGTTCCTTCTCTGGCTGTTGTAGGTGCTTTAAATTCAGCTCCTGTCGGCGGTTCAACTTCTGTACCCGAACCAGGTTCGGCGATGGCATTTCTGGCTTTGGGTGCCTTTGGAGCTACTTCAGTGCTGAAACGCAAACAACACCAAGCAAAGTTCAACTAAAGCTTTTTGCTATTAAACACAAACGATTGCGATCGTAATTCAATCCTCTGGCGGCAATGGCAGGGTAAAATAAAAAGTACCGATCTTGGAAAGGAACTTTCAGGTTTCGCGCCAAGCCATGTTCACCACTTTGCGATCGCTGATATCTTCCAGCACTCCGATCTTATACTTCGGTTCCTCCCAACCAAAAGAAAAGCCAACTGAAAGGTCTGTTTTGTCTTTTTTGGAAAAAAAATATTAGTAATACTTCCTGGTTCTCCGGTACTTGCTGTGCTAAAGCGTAAGGAAAATGCCAGAAAAGTAAAGCGAGTATCTCAAAATTATGAAAATTATTAAAGCGAAAAACACAACGTTTTAACAATTTTAATTTGTTATTAATTCCTTGCACTATTCCATTGGTTATTCTTTTTTCAAAGTAAGCTACTACCTCTGGAAACCATCGCTTCATCGTTGAGACGCTATTTCGGTAATATTGCTCACGTCATTATGAATAACTTGCTCTGTAACAGCTTGGGTGTATCTATAAGTAAAACTTTTTTTTATTTTCTACGAAATCTAAAGTTTCACTAAAAGGCTTTTGGCAATTTTCACACTTGAATCGTCGCCGATTTACTTTCAAAAAAACTTCTCTATCCCCTATTGGTAAATCTCTTATTAAGTGGCCTTGATTTTGATGCAGGCGATGACTTATGCGAGCGCAACGGGGGCAAACTGCTGTTTTCTGATTGACTCTTACAGATAAAATTAATGTTTCTTCTGTCTCTTTACTATTTTCTACTATCACACCAGGTAAATTTAGTAATTTTGTCATTTTCCTTTTCATAACTTACTCTAATATCGCTATATTTTTAGGTATATATCAATATTTTAGCACACTAAGTACGGAAGAACCAACTTTACCACAAGCGTTTACTCCCTTCCCGCCGTAAGATTATCGATCGCTAGTTACCGGTTGTTATTTTCTCCCCCACTCTCCCGCTCCCCCACTCTCCCCTAATGCAATACATATTCTTTGAGCGGGAAGGGAGTAAAGCTAGTTTGCAGCTTTGGAACTAAAACATGATATTGGTGGGAAGGCTAAGGGTTGCAATTTATGAGTAAACGGATTTTGGTGATTGACGATGAATACCCGCTGCGGCGGGTGATTCAACTGGCGTTGAAAATGACGGTTGGCTGGGAGGTATTGACCGCCGGGTCAGGTGAGGAGGCTATACAAAAAGCTGAGACTGAGCGACTCGACGCGATTATTTTGGATGTGACGATCCCAGAGATGGATGGCTCGGCTACTCTCGCACATCTGCGAGCCAACAAATTTACTCAGTACATACCTATAATTTTGCTCACAGCTAAGGTGCAGGTTATAGAGCAAAAGTATTTCGCTAACTTAGGCGTAGCCGCAGCGATCGTTAAGCCTTTCGATCCCGCTACGTTGGCTAACCAGATCGCAAAAGCGCTGAACTGGGATATATCAACGACAGTTGATTCTAAGATCGAAGACTGAGCGAGGTTAGTGCCTGCCTGGGGCCAAGAAGGGACTGAGTTCGCGATCGAAATTCCAATTAAACCAGATCGAGCAGGGGTTGGAGCAGTTAAGGTAATGGCAGTCAATCTATAAGACGATATATATTAAAGATATGGATAAATCCAGTTATACCACTTCAATAATTTTAAGTTATAGTAGTAAGCGAGCCATAGCATTTGGCTTTCGATGCGCTACATATATGCAGCTAACTTAAACACTGGTTATCGCTTTCATAAGCATTAATTATAGGTAATGCGCCATCGAGAGGATTCCCCCAGAACTCTCTATCGATACCATTTAATTTTTCGTTGATAATTGAGACTTGTAAGTTAACCACGCAGCTACAAGAAGTGCTAAAGTTACTTTTAACTCAGAAAAGTAACTGAGCCACTCAATTTAATAAAATCTACAGATGCCAAATTTGACGTCTGTAAAACGAACAAAGATTTGGACAATCTTCCAGTCTCAATGGCCGCAAATTGATAACCCAGTTTGCGGCTGACTGATAAAGCATGACTGTAGATAGCAGGAAACTTCATGACTGCTTGAAGTTGCCTGTGTTTACTGTGCCTGATGTGCATAACTGTTAACAATAGGGCTCTTGGAGTTATTCTCTAAGGCTTTTCCTTAGCAGTTTTGCAGTAATTTTGTTTGCGAACTTACTCGGAGTATTGATTGCAAGGAGATAATATGAGCCAATCTACCAATCCATTTTCTCGCCGCAAATTTCTCGTTACAGCTGGAGCTTCTGCTGTAGGTTCTGTTCTCCTCAAAGGCTGTTTGGGAAATCCCCCCGAAATGACTTCACAAAACACACAAAGCAGCCCCAGCGCTATTCCAGTTGCTAATGTCAGTGCTGGCGAAGCACCAGAAACGACAAAAATCAAGTTGGGATATATACCTATTGTAGAAGCAGCACCCTTGATTGTGGCAAAAGAGAAAGGCTTTTTTGCCCGGTACGGCATGACTGAGGTTGATATTGCCAAACAAGCTAACTGGGGTGCAGCTAGAGATAACCTAGAAATCGGGTCTGGTGGTGGAGGCGTTGATGGGGGTCAATGGCAGATGCCGATGCCTTATTTGATCTCGGAAGGCAAGATTACCAAAGGCAATGTCAAAATCCCCATGTATGTGCTGTGCCAGTTGAATACGCAGGGAAATGGAATTGCGATCGCCAGCAAACACAAAGGCAAAATCGGTTTAAAACTAGCCGGAACAAAATCAATTTTTGATGGCCTGAAAAGCAGCGGTACTCAATTCACTGCCGCCTATACCTTTCCCCACGCTAACCAAGATTTTTGGATACGCTATTGGTTG is a genomic window containing:
- a CDS encoding PEP-CTERM sorting domain-containing protein; the encoded protein is MKNLLALCSLLIGLGVANTANAATFVAGYTFDDNAFSDSLLSFSGDYTISGGSLEQVLTDSDLTTYAFSFSPDAYVNLGFTDNFLVNGAGDDLVLFELGIPDTFEVSLTVGGITNSYTSSNTGFQAAGYNVNALSINLDDFGVAAGGLLSNVVVGLGIQTISGTVPSLAVVGALNSAPVGGSTSVPEPGSAMAFLALGAFGATSVLKRKQHQAKFN
- a CDS encoding response regulator, with amino-acid sequence MSKRILVIDDEYPLRRVIQLALKMTVGWEVLTAGSGEEAIQKAETERLDAIILDVTIPEMDGSATLAHLRANKFTQYIPIILLTAKVQVIEQKYFANLGVAAAIVKPFDPATLANQIAKALNWDISTTVDSKIED
- a CDS encoding transposase, which gives rise to MKRWFPEVVAYFEKRITNGIVQGINNKLKLLKRCVFRFNNFHNFEILALLFWHFPYALAQQVPENQEVLLIFFFQKRQNRPFSWLFFWLGGTEV